The genomic region TGCGCAAACTGCTGGCCGAAATGTTGTCGCGCAGCCCGGGCATCGAGATCGTTGACACCGCGATGGACGGGCAATTCGCGCTCGATCACTTGCAGCGCATTCGGCCGGACGTGATTTTAATGGACATCGAAATGCCGCGGCTCGACGGTTTGGCAACGCTCGAACACATCGTGGCGGAATACGGGCTGCCGGTCGTGATGTGCAGCACGCTCACCAGCAATGGAGCACAGGCCACGCTCGAAGCCTTGAAACGCGGCGCGGTGGATTTCATCGAAAAACCCTCGCTCGCGGCCTTGACCTCTGGTACCGCTGCGACGGACATGGCCGCGCGCGTAAGGGGTGCGGCTGGCGCGCGGGTCATCAAATCCGGCCCCGTCCAACCAAAACCAGCCGCGCCAAATGGACTGCGCCGCACGACGGGTTCGCTCACTCCGCCGCACGCACGCACGCCGCTTGAGCAAATCACGCGCTGGGCCGGCCAAACTGTCCCGGAGATTGCCGCCATCGGCATTTCCACCGGCGGGCCGCCGGCTTTAGAGATCGTGCTGGCCGCGTTGCCCGCCGATTTCCCGCTCGGCCTGGCCATCGTCCAACACATGCCGCCTGGGTTCACCAAGATGCTGGCCGAACAGCTCAACCGCACAAGCCGGATCGAAGTGCGCGAGGCCGCCCACGGAGACCTGTTGCACCCCGGCCTCGCCCTCATCGCCCCAGGTGGCGCGCACCTGCGGGTGACGCGTGCGCAAGGGCAGTATCGTGTGGCCGTAGACACGCAAGGGCCGCTAGTCAGCGGTCATCGCCCTTCCGCCGATGTGTTATTCGATTCCGTCGCCCAGGCTTCAGGCGGACACGCCGTGGCTGTTTTGATGACAGGCATGGGCAGCGACGGCGCCGACGGCCTGGGCCGCCTCGCCGCAGCGGGCGCGTTGACGATTGCCCAAGCGCCTGACACCTGCGTCGTCGCGGGCATGCCGAAAAGCGCCATTGAGCGCGGCGCGGCGCGCGCGATTCTGCCCCTCGTAGAGATCAGCGCCGCACTTAACGCTTGTGGCCGGCCAACGGAACAACCATAAGCGTCACCCCCCTCAACTAAGACGGCAACACAACTTTAGGCCACTACCCAACCGCAGAGGCAGCCCCGCTGACAGGCAGGTCTGCCTCTGCGCTGCTTGTGCCATCACTCATCAAAAATCGGTAGTGGTAAAAATGTAATGCTCGTCCGTTTTTGTCGCGTAGCGACAAGGTGAATTTAGCCGTGGTTTTCAAACCACGGTAGTCGGACGAAG from Acidobacteriota bacterium harbors:
- a CDS encoding chemotaxis response regulator protein-glutamate methylesterase; its protein translation is MTVTTATKPIRVMIVDDSALMRKLLAEMLSRSPGIEIVDTAMDGQFALDHLQRIRPDVILMDIEMPRLDGLATLEHIVAEYGLPVVMCSTLTSNGAQATLEALKRGAVDFIEKPSLAALTSGTAATDMAARVRGAAGARVIKSGPVQPKPAAPNGLRRTTGSLTPPHARTPLEQITRWAGQTVPEIAAIGISTGGPPALEIVLAALPADFPLGLAIVQHMPPGFTKMLAEQLNRTSRIEVREAAHGDLLHPGLALIAPGGAHLRVTRAQGQYRVAVDTQGPLVSGHRPSADVLFDSVAQASGGHAVAVLMTGMGSDGADGLGRLAAAGALTIAQAPDTCVVAGMPKSAIERGAARAILPLVEISAALNACGRPTEQP